The stretch of DNA CAGGCCGCGTACGAGTGTGCGAGGGACGCGGTCAGCAGGGCACGCGCGCGTGGGTTGGCGTCCGGCGGCTCGGCGGTGAGCAGCGTCGCGGCATGCAGCAGCCGCCCTGCCGCGCCCGCGACGAACGCCTCGAACTCCCGGGCCCGGCGGGCGTTCAGGAACGCCTGCCGTTCGCGCACCGCGCCTCCCGCCTGGAGGGGACGGGCCCCTGGTCTCATATGAGGCCAGGCGCAGGGCAGAGGTCAAGACTCAGGCGCGTCCGGCGTCGACTGCGAGGTCTGGCGGGCGGAGAGCGCGGAATTGAAGCGCGTGAGGAGCGTGCAGAAGCTTTCGCGCTCCTCCGGGGACCAGTCATCGGTCAGCTCGGCCATGAGGTCACGCCGCGAGGACCGCACTTCGTTGAGGCGCGCCTCGCCGCGCGGCGACAGCTGGAGCACCACGGCGCGGCCGTCCTCGGGGTGCGAGGTGCGCTTGACGAGCCCGGTGTCGACCAGTGGGGCGACCTGCCGGGTGACCGTCGAGGAGTCGATGCCCATGCTCGCCGCGAGCGCTTTGACGCCCATCGGCCCCTCCTTGTCGAGGCGGTTGAGCAGCAGGTACGCAGCGCGGTCCATGGAGTTGCGGACCTGTCCTACGCCGCCGAGGCGCGTCTGCTCCGCACGGCGGGCGAACACGGCCACCTGGTGCTGCAGCGTGTCGAGGAGGCCGGGATCGCTGGCGGTCGTCATGTCCGGAGTTGTGGGCATGGCCGGGGGCTCACTTCATGCGAGGGCGATGGGTTGGGGGACAGGGTACGCGGCCGGGACGCGGGGCGTACCAGCGCTGCGCAAACCAGTCTCGGCACGTGGTCACCGCAGGAGGGCCCCGGTGTGAACTGGGAGACTGGGGGTCATGAGCTACCGCACGCCTCACTCCTTGCCGACGGTCACCCTCGACGACGTGCGCGGTGCCCAGAAGATGCTCTCAGGCGTGTCCAGAATGACGGCGATGGAGGGCAGCAGGCACCTGTCGCAGCTGGTGGGCGCGCCGGTGCACTTCAAGTGCGAGAACCTCCAGCGGACGGGCTCGTTCAAGCTGCGCGGCGCGTACGTACGGATCGCGGGCCTGCTCCCCGAGGAGCGCGCTGCCGGTGTGGTCGCCGCGAGCGCGGGCAACCACGCGCAGGGTGTGGCCCTCGCGTCCTCCCTGCTCGGCGTGCGGTCCACGGTCTTCATGCCGGTGGGCGCGCCGCTGCCCAAGGTCGCCGCGACCCGCGACTACGGCGCGGAGGTGCGGCTGCACGGCCAGGTGGTCGACGAGACGCTGGCCGCCGCCCAGGAGTACGCCGACGAGACGGGCGCGGTATTCATCCACCCCTTCGATCACCCCGACATCATCGCGGGGCAGGGCACGGTGGGCCTGGAGATCCTGGAGCAGTGCCCCGAGCTGCGCACCCTGGTCCTTGGCGTCGGCGGCGGCGGGCTCGCCGCGGGCATCGCGGTGGCGGTCAAGTCGCTGCGCCCCGACGTCAAGGTGATCGGCGTGCAGGCGGCGGGCTCGGCGGCGTACCCGCCCTCGCTCGCGGCCGGGCACCCGGTGTCGATAGAGAACCCGGCGACGATGGCCGACGGCATCAAGGTCGGGCGCCCCGGTGACGTGCCGTTCCAGATCATCGACGAGCTGCTCGACGGCATCGTCACCGTCTCCGAGGACGAGCTGTCCAGCGCGCTGCTGCTCTGCCTGGAGCGGGCCAAGATGGTCGTCGAGCCGGCGGGCGCGAGCCCCGTCGCGGCGCTCCTGAGCAGGCCGAGGGAGTTCGAGGGCCCGGTGGTCGCGCTCCTGTCGGGCGGCAATGTCGACCCCCTCCTGATGCAGCGGATCCTGCGCCACGGCATGGCGGCGGCTGGCCGCTATCTCTCGCTGCGCCTGCGCCTGACGGACCGGCCGGGGGCGCTGGCCACGCTTCTCGGGGTGTTGTCAGTGGTCGACGCTAACGTCCTTGACGTGGGCCATGTGCGGACCGATCCGCGCCTCGGACTCACGGAGGTGGAGGTGGAGTTGCACCTGGAGACCAAGGGGCCCGCGCACTGCACCGAGGTCGGGACGGCACTGCGCGAGGCGGGCTACACCGTCATCGGCTGACGGCCACGCCTCCGCAGGGCGGCCGCGGCGGGCGGCCGCGGTGGGCGGCCCCGGTGAAAATCCCCTACATCAGGCGCCGTTCACCGCTATTTTGCGTTATCCACAGGCTTCGCGAACCCCGTTGAAAAAACGCGATGTATCGCGTTACGGTGCGTCTCGCGTCACTGGTCGCCGGGCGCGTCATACCCGGCAAATCTAAGCTTTTCCGTAGTAAGTCACCCAAACCACTGGGGGAACTCACATGCCAGGCGCCATCTACGCCGAAGGACTGGTGAAGACCTTCGGCGACGTAAGGGCTCTGGACGGCGTCGATCTGGATGTCCCGGAAGGCACCGTGCTCGGCCTCCTCGGGCCGAACGGCGCGGGCAAGACCACTGCGGTGCGCTGTCTGACGACGCTTCTGACGCCGGACAGCGGCCGTGCGGTCGTCGCGGGCATCGACGTACTGAAGCATCCGAACGAAGTGCGGCGGTCGATCGGCCTCTCGGGCCAGTTCGCCGCCGTCGACGAGTACCTCACGGGCCGCGAGAACCTCCAAATGGTCGGCCAGCTCTACCAGATGAAGGCGAAGGAGGCGAAGGCCAGGGCGGGCGAGCTGCTCGACCGGTTCAATCTCGCCGACGCCGCGGACCGCCCCTCCAAGACGTATTCGGGAGGCATGCGCCGCCGCCTCGACCTCGCCGCCGCGCTCGTCGTGTCGCCCCCGGTGATGTTCATGGACGAGCCGACCACGGGCCTCGACCCGCGCAACAGGCAGCAGCTCTGGGAGGTCATCCAGGAACTGGTGTCGGGCGGCACGACCCTGCTGCTCACCACCCAGTACCTCGAAGAGGCCGACCACCTGGCGCACGACATCTGCGTCGTGGACCACGGCCGGGTCATCGCGCGCGGCACATCCGACCAGCTCAAGGCGCAGACGGGCGGCGAGCGGGTCGAGGTCGTGGTGCACGAGCGCGCGCACATCACCTCGGCCACGGAGGTCCTGCGCGGCTTCGGCAAGGGCGAGGTCGCCGTCGAGAACCACACCCGCAAGCTCACGGTCCCGGTCGCGGGCGGCGCCAAGCTGCTCGCCGAGGTCATCCGCGAGCTGGACGCCCGCGGGGTCGAGATCGACGACATCGGGCTGCGCCGCCCGACCCTGGACGACGTGTTCATCTCGCTGACCGGCCACGTGGCCGAGGTGGCGAACGGCGAGAACGGCGAGAACGGCGAGATCGGCGAGAACGTCAAAGACACGGAGGGCGCGAAGTGAGCGCGACAACCGAAGCGGTCCGGAATGTGGCCCCCAGGCCGCGCGGCGGCGTCGTCCAGTCGATCAACGACTCGCTCGTCGTCGCCAAGCGCAATCTCATCCGCATGACGCGCATCCCGGAGATGATCATCTTCGGCCTGATCCAGCCGATCATGTTCGTGGTGCTCTTCGCCTACGTCTTCGGCGGCTCGATGAACATCGGGGGCACCACGGACCCCGGCGTCTACCGCGAGTTCCTGATGGCCGGCATCTTCGCCCAGACCGTCACCTTCGCCACCGCGGGTGCCGGCGCGGGCATCGCCGACGACATGCACAAGGGGCTCATCGACCGGTTCCGGTCGCTGCCCATGGCGCGCGGCGCCGTCCTCACCGGCCGGACCATCGCCGACCTCGTGCAGACCGCGCTCACCCTCGTCGTGCTCGCGATCGTCGCGCTCCTGGTCGGCTGGCGGGTCCACGAGGGGATCGGCAAGGCGATCGGCGCCTTCGGCCTGCTTCTCCTGCTCGGCTATGCCTTCACCTGGATCGGAGCGCTCATCGGCCTCTCGGTCCGCACCCCGGAGGCGGCCACATCGGGCGGCCTGATCTGGCTCTTCCCGGTCACGTTCATCTCGAACGCCTTCGTCCCCACGGACAACATGGCCACGTGGATCCAGACCATCGCCGACTGGAACCCCTTCAGCGCCACCGTCCAGGCCTGCCGCGAGCTGTTCGGCAACCCCGGAGTGGTCGACTCCTCGGCCTGGCCCATGCAGCACCCGGTCTGGGCCTCGGTGATCTACTCGATCCTGATCGTCGTGCTCTTCCGGACCCTCGCGGTCCGCAAGTACCGCTCGGCCACCGCCTGAGCCCAGGCACGCTAAAGGCCCCAGGCACGCTAAAGGCCCCAGGCACGCGAAAGGCCCCAGGCACGCGAAAGGTCCCCGGCGCACTCGGCGCCGGGGACCTTTCGCGTCAACCGAAGAAGCCGAGCGGCCTCAGGCCTGGTACGGCTTCGCCTGGAGGATCTTCACCGAGGCGAACTTGCCGTTCGGCAGTTCGTACTGCGCGTCCTCGCCGATCTTCTTGCCGTTCACGCCGCTGCCGAGCGGGGACTGCGGCGAATACGTCTCGATATCGGCGCTCGCGTACTCGCGCGAGGCGAGCAGGAACGTCAGGGTGTCGTCCTCGTCGCCGTCGAAAGCGATCGTCACGACCATGCCGGGCGCGACCATGCCGTCCGCGGCCGGCGCCTCGCCGACCTTCGCATGCTCCAGGAGCTGGGTCAGCTGGCGGACGCGGAGCTCCTGCTTGCCCTGCTCCTCCTTGGCCGCGTGGTACCCGCCGTTCTCGCGCAGGTCGCCCTCCTCACGTGCCGCCGCGATCTTCGTAGCGATCTCGGTGCGCGCGGGACCAGACAGGTACTCCAGCTCGGCCTTGAGCTGGTTGTACGCCTCCTGGGTCAGCCAGGTGACGTTCTCGCTGGTCTGGGTCACAGGTGCTCCTCGTAGGTACTGGGAATACAAAGCATCGCCCTACCCAGAAGGATGTTCCCTAACGGGTGGGCGAAACCACGAGCCTAACAATTCAGGCGCGTGAGGGGGAGGACATAAGCCATCAGAAATACGTCAACGCAGGTGAGAGCCGGTACAACGGGGGCGTCGTTCGGTCAGCGTGACGCAAGGGACGCTCCGAGGCGCAGCCCACGACGGCCGCGGTCAGTCCGAGTGGCAGCCGAGCAGCTCCGCGCTCGTCCCGCGCGCCTTCGTACGCAGCGTGACGACCTTGTCGATCCGGCCGTCGTTCTGGTCGAAGCGGAAGTCCGCGCGACCCACTTCTTCGCCGTCCTCAGCCTGTGAGCGCACGGTGCAGTAGCCCTTGGCGTCCGCGTCCTTGCGCACCTCCAGGTGCACCTCGACCGCGCTTGCGGAGACGACGTCGAACTTGATCACTTCGCCGCTGACCTTCGTGCCGGACACGTAGTCGTATCCGAACCAGCCGATCATCAGGAGGAAGAGCGCACCGAGGACCCCACCGATGATCTTCAGCTTGCGGTCCGCGCGTTCGTCGGCCGAGCGTGCGCGGTCGTACCGCCCCTCGGGGAGCTTGTCGCTCACGGCGGCCATGATCTTCCTCCAGGAAAAGGGATGCCGGAATTTTCCGCCCCCCGGTTCCGTCACTATAGAAGCCGCCCATTGCGCCATATCGACCAGGGCGCCGGATCATGAGGATCGAGTCTTGACTGAGCAGCTGCGACTGATGGCCGTCCACGCCCACCCCGACGACGAGTCGTCGAAGGGCGCGGCCACCATGGCCAAGTACGTGTCCGAGGGGGTGGACGTGCATGTCGTGACCTGCACGGGCGGGGAGCGCGGCGACATCCTCAACCCCAAGCTCCAGGGTGACAAGTACATCCAGGAGAACATCCACGAGGTGCGCAGGAAGGAGATGGACGAGGCCCGCGAGATCCTCGGCGTCAAGCAGGACTGGCTCGGCTTCGTCGATTCGGGTCTGCCCGAGGGCGACCCGCTGCCGCCGCTGCCCGAGGGCTGCTTCGCCCTGGAGGACGTCGACAAGGCGGCCGGTGAGCTCGTCCGGCAGATCCGCTCCTTCCGTCCGCAGGTCATCACGACGTACGACGAGAACGGCGGCTATCCGCACCCCGACCACATCATGACCCACAAGATCACGATGGTGGCCTTCGACGGTGCCGCGGACGCCGAGAAGTACCCGGAGAGCGAGTTCGGCCCGGTCTTCCAGCCGCAGAAGCTCTACTACAACCAGGGCTTCAACCGTCCCCGCACCGAGGCGCTGCACCAGGCGATGCTCGACAAGGGCCTGGAGTCGCCCTACGGGGACTGGCTGAAGCGGTGGGACGAGTTCGAGCGGGTCGAGCGGACGCTGACCACGCACGTTCCCTGCGCCGACTTCTACGAGGTCCGCGACCGGGCGCTGATCGCGCACGCCACGCAGATCGACCCCGAGGGCGGCTGGTTCCGCGTGCCGATGGAGCTCCAGAAGGAGGTCTGGCCCACGGAGGAGTACGAGCTCGCGAAGTCGCTCGTCGATACATCCCTCCCCGAGGACGACCTCTTTGCGGGCATCCGCGACAATGCCTAGCGTGAACGCACATCTGGCAATGACGCATCTCGTCCCTCTCGCCAAAGAGGTCGACGATGACAAGGTGACCCCGGGTGTTCTCGGCTTCATCGTCTTCGCGGTGATGGCTCTCGCCGTCTGGGGGCTGATGAAGTCGATGAACAAGCACATGCGGAAGGTCGACTTCAAGGAACCCGCGGAGACCTCCGCCGGATCCGGTGACGGCAAGACCTCCGAGGCCGAGGCCCAGAAGAGCTAGCCCGCCTTCGTCACCGTCACTCCCATCACCTCTCGGGAGTGGCGGTTCGGCACCATGCCCAGGCGCCAGGCCTGCCAGCCCGACTCCAGGTCGGCGCCGCGCTCCAGGAGCAGGCCGAACGCCTCCATGTAGTCGTCCAGCTTGCCGTCGCGCGTCGGATGACCGGCGCGGGCCAGCTGGCTGAGCTCCTCGTGGGCGACGGCGGTGCCGATCTCCCAGCCGCCGGGCGACCCGTACGGCAGCAGGGTGCAGCGCAGGAAGCGGGCCCAGTCCTCGCCTCGCCGGTCGCCGTACGACGCGAACAGCGCCGCCGCCTCGTCGCACAGGGCGAGCGCCTGCTGGGCGCGCGTGTTCCCCGCGTCCACGACCGCGAGCTCCAGGCACGTCCACGCCTCGCCGTGCGCGACCCCGATGCGCTGGAAGTCGGCGCGGGCGTCCACCAGGAGCTGGCGGGCGAAGCCGGAGTTGCGCAGCGAACCCGTCTGGGCGGCGCGCTGGTCGCGGGTCACCCGCGCCGAGTGGTGCCGGGCGCAGGCCAGCCCGTACACGTCCCGCATCCGCGAGAACATCGTCCGCGAGCGCTCCAGCTCACGCACCGCCTGGTCCAGGCCGCCCGCCTCCTCCAGGGCTTGGCCCAGGTAGTAGGCGCTCCACGCCTCGCCGCGCGCGTCCTCGTTGTCACGGTGCCGGGAGACCGCCTGCCGCAGTCCGTCGACCGCGGCCGACGCGTCGCCGTCCACCAGGCGGGCCCGCGCCAGCTGCGTCAGGGCCCAGGCCTCGCCGCGGCCGTCACGCGTGCGCCCGTACAGGTCGAGGGCGCCCCGCAGCTGCTCCTCCGCGCGCGGTACGTCGCCCATGCGCAGGAAGAGCTGGCCGAGCTGGAAGTGCGCCCAGGCCTCGCCGTGCAGGGAGTCGTTCTCGCGGTGCAGGACGAGGGAGGTCTCCAGGAGGCCGAGGGCCTGGTTGAGGTTGGCGCGGTCCCGCTCCACCGCCGCGAGGGCGTGCATCGTCCAGGCGCGGTCACCGGCGAGCTCGTCGGGGGCCTGGAGATCGAGGGCCTCGCGCAGGCGCGCCGACGCCTCCGTCAGATTGCCCTGGTGGTGCAGCGTGATCCCCAGGGAGCACAGGGCGAGCGCGGCGCCCGCGTCCTGGTGCGCCTCCATGTACAGGTCCACGACCGACGTCAGGGTCGTCCGCGCCTGGTCGAGCTCGCCGAGCTGACGGGACGCGATGCCCGTGCGCCACCGCACGCTCCGTGAGAGAAGGCCCTGGTCGACGGCTTGCGTCAGTTCGCTGATCTCGCCCAGGCGGTAGAGGTCGCCGCGCAGCAGGCAGTAGTCGCAAAGTGCGCCCAGGAGATTGAGCACCGCCTCCTGGTTGACGCCCTCCGCGTGCCGCAGCGCCGCCGTGATGAAGCTCGACTCGTCGTCCAGCCAGCGCAGGGCCGCCTCCAGCGAGGAGAAGCCGTGCCCGTCGAACTGGCCGGCCCGCGTCGACATCTTGCCGTCGACCAGGCGGATCACCGACCCGGCGAGCTCGCTGTAGCTGACGATGAGACGTTCCTGCGCGGCCGTGCGCTCGCCGGGCTCCTCCTCGTCGATGAGGCGGGCGAGCGCGAAGGCGCGTACGAGATCGTGCAGGCGGTAGCGGCTGCCGCGCACGTGATCGACGAGGCCCGCGCGCGAGAGCGCGGTCAGCTGGCGGGCCGCTTCCGCCTCGTCGACGCCGAGCAGGGCAGCGGCGGCGGCCGCGCCCAGGGACGCGCGACCGGCGAGCGCGAGCCTGCGCAGAAGACGCCGCGCGGGCTCGGTCTGGTCGGTGTAGCGCAGCCACAGGACGCGCTCGACGGGCTCCACAGGGCCGTACGCGGCCAGATCGGCGGCCAGCTGCGTCGCCGTGCGCGAGCCGATCGAGGACCCGGCGGCGCGCAGGGCCAGCGGAAGCCCGCCGCACAACTCCCGCACCGCGTCGGCGGATTCGGCGTCGTAGGGACCGGAGGTGTCCTCGGCCGCCGCGCGCAGCAGGTGCTCGGCGCCCGCCGCGTCGAGCGGCTCCACCGGCAGCTGGTGCACCCAGGCGGGCAGGTCGGCGGGGAGTTCCAGAGGCTTGCGGGTGGTGACGAGGACGAGGCTGTCGGAGCGCTCGGGCACGAGGGTGCGCACCTGCTCCGGGTCGCTCGCGTCGTCGAGTACGACGGTCACCGCGAGCCCGGTCAGATACTGGTGGTAGAGCTCGCTGAGCCGCTTGACCTGCTGTTCCTGCGAGGAACGCTCACGGAAGAGGAGCTGCTCGCGCGGGGCGCCCAATCGATTCAGCAGATGCAGGAGCGCGTCCCGCGTCGACAGCGGCTGGGAGCTCTCGCCCCGCAGATCGACGACGCAGGCGCCCCGGAACTGGTCCCGCAGATCGTGCGCGGCCCGCACGGCGAGCGAGGACCGCCCGGAGCCCGGCACGCCGTGCAGCACGACGACGGTGGGCCGGGTCTCCGTGCTCGCCCGCGCGGCGTGCACCCACTGGGCCACACGGGCGAGCTCGGCCCGCCGCCCCGCGAACGGGCCCTCAGGCTGCGGCAGTTGGGTGAACGACTGCTCCAGTACGGTACGCCTGCGTGCCGCCGCGCTCTTGTCCGTGCCCCGCAGCTGCGGCGAGGTCTTCTTCTTGGTGGTGGGTGCCTGCAGCAGCCGCTGCTGGTCGAGGAAGGGCCGGATGCCCCGCACATCCAGGGCCGTCAGCCACTGGAGCCGCAGCTGCTCGGGCCCGCCGGGCTGGCTGATCGCACCGGCGCGGCGGCTGGCCGCGGGCAGGTGGGACGCGGTGACCTTCAGGACGGTGGTGGCCGCGCCGACGACGGCGACGGCGGCACCCGCGCCGAGCGCGGTCGACGCCCCGGTCCCGAGCGCGAGGTCGGCGACACACGCACCCACGGCCGCAACGACGGCCACGAGCAGGGGAGTTCCGGCCCCTTCCTTGGCATACCGCTGCCCGAAGGAGAGCTGACCGGCCTCCGCCTCGTCGACGGCCTGCGTATAAGCGGCGTACTCCTCGGCGGCGGTCTGCCCCATGTCCTCCAGCGCGCCCCGGGCCCGCGAGAGCAGCACGCCCCCGTCGATACGCCCGCCGGAGCGCCGTACCTCTTCTTCCACCGCCCGCACCAACAGCCGCTCGGCTTCGGCCCGATGGCTGTCCCGCATATGGGTCCCCCTCCGAGAGCAACATCTGAGATCAGCAGTCCCCTGCGGTCACAAGTGTCCTGCGTACGGGGCTCCGGCGCGAGGGACTCCGCGGATCACGTGGGCCAGTCCCCGGATCGGCGGGCGGTGTGAGCGAGGATGGGAGGTATGCCGAACCGACTGGCCCATGAGACGTCCCCCTACCTCCTTCAGCACGCCGACAACCCCGTCGACTGGTGGCCCTGGTCGGCAGAGGCCTTCGCCGAGGCGCGGGAGCGGGGCGTGCCCGTGCTGCTCAGCGTCGGGTACAGCAGTTGCCACTGGTGTCACGTCATGGCGCACGAGTCCTTCGAGGACGCCGACACCGCCGCCTTCCTGAACGCGCACTTCGTCAACGTCAAGGTCGACCGCGAGGAGCGGCCCGACATCGACGCCGTCTACATGGAGGCCGTACAGGCCGCGACCGGGCAGGGCGGCTGGCCCATGACGGTCTTCCTGACGCCCGACGCCGAGCCCTTCTACTTCGGCACGTACTTCCCGCCCGAGCCGCGGCACGGCATGCCCTCCTTCCAGCAGGTGGCCGACGGGGTCCGGCGCGCCTGGGCGGACCGGCGCGACGAGGTCGCCGAGGTCGCCGGGAAGATCGTGCGTGACCTCTCCGAACGCCAGCTGGCGTTCGGCACCGACGAGCTGCCCGGCGAGGACGAACTCGCGCAGGCGCTGCTCGGCCTGACGCGCGACTACGACGCCTCGCGGGGCGGCTTCGGGGGCGCGCCCAAGTTCCCGCCGTCCATGGTCGTCGAGTTCCTGCTGCGGCACTACGCCCGCACCGGCTCCGAGGGCGCCCTCCAGATGGCGGCCGACACCTGCGAGCGGATGGCGCGCGGCGGGATCTACGACCAGCTCGGCGGCGGCTTCGCGCGCTACTCCGTGGACCGGGAGTGGGTCGTGCCCCACTTCGAGAAGATGCTCTACGACAACGCGCTGCTCTGCCGCGTGTACGCCCACCTGTGGCGGGCCACGGGCTCGGACCTCGCGCGGCGTGTCGCCCTGGAGACCGCCGACTTCATGGTGCGCGAACTCCGCACGAACGAGGGCGGTTTCGCCTCGGCGCTCGACGCGGACAGCGAGGACGCCGCGAGCGGCAAGCACGTCGAGGGCGCGTACTACGTGTGGACGCCTCAGCAGCTGCGCGAGGTGCTCGGCGACGCGGACGCCGAGCTGGCCGCCACGTACTTCGGGGTGACGGAGGAAGGCACCTTCGAGGAAGGCGCCTCGGTGCTTCAACTCCCCGACGCGGGCGGTGTGGTGGCAGATGCCGCGCGGATCTCCTCGATCCGGGAGCGGCTGCTCGCGGCGCGCTCGGAGCGGCCAGCGCCCGGCCGTGACGACAAGATCGTCGCCGCCTGGAACGGGCTCGCCGTCGCCGCGCTCGCGGAGGTGGGCGCGTACTTCGACCGGCCGGATCTGGTGGCGGCGGCGGTGGGCGCCGGTGACCTGCTCGTGCGGCTGCACATGGACGACCGTGCGCGGCTCTCCCGTACCTCCAAGGACGGTCAAGCCGGCGCCAACGCGGGTGTGTTGGAGGACTACGCCGATGTCGCCGAGGGCTTCCTCGCGCTGGCCTCCGTGACGGGGGAGGGGGTGTGGCTGGAGTTCGCCGGGTTCCTGCTCGACCACGTGCTCGGCCAGTTCGTGGACGCGGAGTCCGGGTCTCTGTACGACACGGCAGCGGACGCGGAGCGGTTGATCCGCAGGCCGCAGGATCCCACGGACAACGCGGTGCCGTCCGGGTGGACGGCGGCGGCCGGGGCGCTGCTTTCGTACGCGGCGCACACCGGGGCCGAGCCGCATCGCCTCGCGGCGGAGCGGGCGTTGGGCGTGGTGAAGGGGCTCGCGCCTCGGGCGCCGCGGTTCATCGGGCATGGGTTGGCGGTGGCGGAGGCGGCGCTTGACGGTCCCCGTGAGGTTGCGGTGATCGGCTCGGTGGGCGGGGAGCTGCATCGCACCGCTCTGTTGGGGACGGCACCTGGGGCTGTGGTGGCTGTCGGCCCTGCGGGCGGCGATGAGCTTCCGCTGCTCGCGGGGAGGGGGCAGGTCGGGGGGCTTCCGGCGGCTTACGTCTGCCGCCGGTTCGTGTGTGACGCGCCGACTGTGGATGCGGGGGAACTGGCGGCGAAGCTGTCGGGCTGAGGCTTCGGGCGTTCCCTGCGGGGCTTTCCCCAATCCCGCCCCTTCCCGAAACTGGGGCTCCGCCCCAGACCCCGCTCCTCAAACTCCCCCAGACTTCGTCCGGGGGGACCCCCAGGGGCTGATTCTCAGCCCGTCCGGCGTTTGAGGACGAACTCGGCGAAGCCGGTGATCAACGGCGACCAAGGCCCCCGCGCCAGAGCGGGTTTTCGGGAAGGGGTGGGGTTGGGGAAAACTCCTTCACTGCCCCCGCCACAATCCCCTCCAGCCGATCATGATGCGCCCCCCGCCAGTACACCCGCCCACAAGCAACGCACTCCGCGAACACGTCGTACGACCCCCGCGTACCCCCCTCCAGCCGCCCCGCCACATCCTCCTTGCTCGCCGCCCTCAGCGAGCCGTTGCACGCGGTGCACCGCGTCCAGGGATGCAAGGCAGGGGCGAACCGCCCCAGCACATCCCGCAGTTGCTCGTCCGGCGCGTCGCTGTAGATGTACGCCCCAACCCACAGCTCCCGCCGCCGCAACAACCCCCGGTCCCTGCTCAGGAGCACCCTCCGCTCCGCGGCCGAGCGCGCGGCGAGGGCGGGGTCGCCGATGTCCGTGCTCTCGTACGCCGCGTCGACGCCGAGGAGCCGCAACCGGCGGGCCAGCGTGCCGAGATGGACGTCGAGGAGGAAGCGGAGGGGAGCGCCGGGCACGGGCTGGGGACGGGAGACGGCGCGGACCTCCACCGACTCGTCCGCCGCCGGGACGTGCGAGACCGGGACCTCGGCGCCGTCCACGACGAGCGCGCCGACCTCCGTCAGCGGGACCCCGAGCGATTCGACGACGTGACCGAGCGTGGACACGCCGTCCGTAACAGCCTTGGTGGGGCCGCCCCTTCGCTCGTGCGGGACGAAGACGCCCAGCTCGGGGGCGAAGTCGATGAGGATCTCCGGACCGTTCATGCGGTCAGGATGGCATGGCGGCAGCAGGGGAGGCCGGGGATTTGCCGCGGGGGCGCCGAGCCCGGCGTCAGACCTCCCGCGCACCCGTCCCGAAGCCTGTGGTCAGCATGTCCATCGCGCGGTCCACCAGCTCGCGCAGGTCGTCCCGGTGGCCGTGTTCCGCCCAGTACGC from Streptomyces sp. BA2 encodes:
- a CDS encoding tetratricopeptide repeat protein is translated as MRDSHRAEAERLLVRAVEEEVRRSGGRIDGGVLLSRARGALEDMGQTAAEEYAAYTQAVDEAEAGQLSFGQRYAKEGAGTPLLVAVVAAVGACVADLALGTGASTALGAGAAVAVVGAATTVLKVTASHLPAASRRAGAISQPGGPEQLRLQWLTALDVRGIRPFLDQQRLLQAPTTKKKTSPQLRGTDKSAAARRRTVLEQSFTQLPQPEGPFAGRRAELARVAQWVHAARASTETRPTVVVLHGVPGSGRSSLAVRAAHDLRDQFRGACVVDLRGESSQPLSTRDALLHLLNRLGAPREQLLFRERSSQEQQVKRLSELYHQYLTGLAVTVVLDDASDPEQVRTLVPERSDSLVLVTTRKPLELPADLPAWVHQLPVEPLDAAGAEHLLRAAAEDTSGPYDAESADAVRELCGGLPLALRAAGSSIGSRTATQLAADLAAYGPVEPVERVLWLRYTDQTEPARRLLRRLALAGRASLGAAAAAALLGVDEAEAARQLTALSRAGLVDHVRGSRYRLHDLVRAFALARLIDEEEPGERTAAQERLIVSYSELAGSVIRLVDGKMSTRAGQFDGHGFSSLEAALRWLDDESSFITAALRHAEGVNQEAVLNLLGALCDYCLLRGDLYRLGEISELTQAVDQGLLSRSVRWRTGIASRQLGELDQARTTLTSVVDLYMEAHQDAGAALALCSLGITLHHQGNLTEASARLREALDLQAPDELAGDRAWTMHALAAVERDRANLNQALGLLETSLVLHRENDSLHGEAWAHFQLGQLFLRMGDVPRAEEQLRGALDLYGRTRDGRGEAWALTQLARARLVDGDASAAVDGLRQAVSRHRDNEDARGEAWSAYYLGQALEEAGGLDQAVRELERSRTMFSRMRDVYGLACARHHSARVTRDQRAAQTGSLRNSGFARQLLVDARADFQRIGVAHGEAWTCLELAVVDAGNTRAQQALALCDEAAALFASYGDRRGEDWARFLRCTLLPYGSPGGWEIGTAVAHEELSQLARAGHPTRDGKLDDYMEAFGLLLERGADLESGWQAWRLGMVPNRHSREVMGVTVTKAG
- a CDS encoding thioredoxin domain-containing protein, which produces MPNRLAHETSPYLLQHADNPVDWWPWSAEAFAEARERGVPVLLSVGYSSCHWCHVMAHESFEDADTAAFLNAHFVNVKVDREERPDIDAVYMEAVQAATGQGGWPMTVFLTPDAEPFYFGTYFPPEPRHGMPSFQQVADGVRRAWADRRDEVAEVAGKIVRDLSERQLAFGTDELPGEDELAQALLGLTRDYDASRGGFGGAPKFPPSMVVEFLLRHYARTGSEGALQMAADTCERMARGGIYDQLGGGFARYSVDREWVVPHFEKMLYDNALLCRVYAHLWRATGSDLARRVALETADFMVRELRTNEGGFASALDADSEDAASGKHVEGAYYVWTPQQLREVLGDADAELAATYFGVTEEGTFEEGASVLQLPDAGGVVADAARISSIRERLLAARSERPAPGRDDKIVAAWNGLAVAALAEVGAYFDRPDLVAAAVGAGDLLVRLHMDDRARLSRTSKDGQAGANAGVLEDYADVAEGFLALASVTGEGVWLEFAGFLLDHVLGQFVDAESGSLYDTAADAERLIRRPQDPTDNAVPSGWTAAAGALLSYAAHTGAEPHRLAAERALGVVKGLAPRAPRFIGHGLAVAEAALDGPREVAVIGSVGGELHRTALLGTAPGAVVAVGPAGGDELPLLAGRGQVGGLPAAYVCRRFVCDAPTVDAGELAAKLSG
- a CDS encoding Mut7-C RNAse domain-containing protein, which encodes MNGPEILIDFAPELGVFVPHERRGGPTKAVTDGVSTLGHVVESLGVPLTEVGALVVDGAEVPVSHVPAADESVEVRAVSRPQPVPGAPLRFLLDVHLGTLARRLRLLGVDAAYESTDIGDPALAARSAAERRVLLSRDRGLLRRRELWVGAYIYSDAPDEQLRDVLGRFAPALHPWTRCTACNGSLRAASKEDVAGRLEGGTRGSYDVFAECVACGRVYWRGAHHDRLEGIVAGAVKEFSPTPPLPENPLWRGGLGRR